Proteins from one Mixophyes fleayi isolate aMixFle1 chromosome 9, aMixFle1.hap1, whole genome shotgun sequence genomic window:
- the HDAC6 gene encoding protein deacetylase HDAC6 isoform X3 — translation MDSMEFQKKPGKKGQSPTQCPPSLQEVKKRGHKMRKTPEREICEQLEGLRLNRQSPVEGTGLVYDDRMTESFCLWDEKFPESPARLLAVKEKLAEYGLLDRCEPVLARKASEEEVLLVHSPEFLELMKSTQTMTVEELRTLSERYDSVFLHPMLFSTSCLATGSVLQLVDKVVRGQVRNGLAVVRPPGHHAHTDRMNGYCMFNHLAIAARYAQRMHGVKRVLIVDWDIHHGQGTQFIFEHDPSVLYFSIHRYENGRFWPHLVESSSAAVGKERGERYNINVPWNKTGMSDADYITAFLHLLLPVSYEFQPQLVLVAAGFDSVVGDPKGEMSASPACFAHLTHLLMSLAEGRLVLSLEGGYNMRSLAEGVCASLKILLGDPCPTLHQPFTPCESALDSISSAISIHRKFWRSLQDQDFPLNRELGEDSLNTEDKDDPSRPKELAENHLEVILDTVMQEVMRTLPEQRTGLVYDEQMMNHYNMWDSGHPEVPQRIARIFQQHKEMGLLDRCTRLPHLLATNEELQMCHSLSYIKKIEQCSRMKPRDLHRLGSEYNSIYVNNKSYNSACLAAGSTFSVVEAVLKGKVQNGVCIVRPPGHHAEQDAACGFCFFNNVALAARFAQSLQSPSEPRLRVMILDWDVHHGNGTQHMFQEDASVLYVSIHRYDNGLFFPSSEDAAHDKVGSGPGEGFNVNIPWNGGKMGNIEYLLAFHRIVMPIAYEFNPQLVLVSAGFDAARGDPLGGCRVSPEGYAHMTHLLMGLAGGKVVIVLEGGYNLTSISESMSMCTRTLLGDPLPFLPDLHAPRPAALRSISDVLGVHHKYWRSLRIDVGPTPPSKAPKEVSPWKMQPSKNEILETASPAPQLISLSPGETSVCSQSPQETSFSEPEAKDDDLTPLTPDPEELEQRPSSPTMTNETADDGSPRPSTMQSVEELMENTPLENMESRDNVAEFPSQRTIVDEEKPAEESLDVKLVGEGASLCLYPHRLEKKDELVVEEFTVDQTTQHEQVHDGDSLELVIELQVSDKTPEKHRVESSVEELLRDLKLGDDRKSLDSNPSEPVGGARKKTFSPLGTKAKGAEVETASVNKWLYQDVLSEAGGGDDTMDKTTSPDLCGELFTVTPLPWCPHLDSVCELPSSGMDVTQPCAECGTSVENWMCLTCFQVLCGRYVSQHMMCHGVSRGHNLVLSFSDLSVWCYSCDAYIHHEVLIPAKQSAYYSKFGEDMPGA, via the exons ATGGATTCTATGGAATTTCAGAAGAAGCCTGGCAAAAAGGGGCAATCGCCCACGCAGTGTCCCCCATCCCTACAGGAAGTAAAGAAGAGAGGCCACAAAATGAGGAAGACCCCAGAGAGAGAGATTTGTGAACAACTAGAGGGACTG cGTCTAAATAGACAGTCGCCGGTGGAAGGAACGGGGCTGGTTTATGATGACCGAATGACGGAGTCTTTCTGCCTATGGGATGAAAA ATTCCCAGAGTCGCCCGCTCGTCTCCTGGCTGTGAAGGAGAAGCTGGCAGAGTATGGGCTGCTGGATCGCTGTGAGCCAGTGTTG GCAAGAAAAGCTTCGGAGGAAGAAGTCCTGCTTGTTCACAG TCCTGAGTTTCTGGAGCTGATGAAATCCACTCAGACTATGACAGTAGAGGAGCTTAGGACACTATCTGAACGCTACGACTCTGTCTTCCTGCACCCT ATGTTGTTCAGTACGTCCTGTCTGGCAACTGGTTCTGTACTGCAGTTGGTGGATAAGGTGGTGAGGGGGCAAGTCCGCAATGGATTGGCAGTGGTGAG GCCACCCGGACACCACGCTCATACAGACCGGATGAACGGATACTGCATGTTCAACCATCTGGCCATCGCCGCCAGATACGCCCAGCGCATGCACGGCGTTAAACG GGTGCTCATCGTGGACTGGGACATACATCACGGGCAGGGGACACAGTTCATATTTGAGCATGACCCAAG CGTTCTGTATTTCTCTATCCACCGTTACGAAAATGGGCGTTTTTGGCCCCACCTTGTGGAGTCCTCCAGCGCAGCTGTGGGAAAAGAACGCGGTGAACGCTATAATATAAATGTGCCGTGGAATAAG ACAGGAATGAGCGATGCAGATTACATCACAGCATTCCTCCATCTTCTCTTACCCGTCTCCTATGAG ttCCAGCCACAGCTCGTTTTAGTAGCAGCTGGATTTGACTCAGTGGTGGGAGATCCAAAG GGAGAAATGTCCGcttccccagcatgctttgcgcATCTTACTCACTTGCTGATGTCATTGGCTGAAGGAAGACTTGTGCTGTCCCTGGAG GGAGGGTACAACATGCGCTCGCTGGCAGAGGGAGTCTGTGCGTCCCTGAAAATCCTGCTCGGAGACCCGTGTCCAACTTTGCACCAGCCTTTTACCCCCTGTGAGAG TGCTCTCGATTCCATCTCTAGCGCCATCTCCATACACAGGAAGTTCTGGAGGAGTCTGCAAGATCAGG ATTTCCCTTTAAACCGTGAGCTTGGAGAGGACTCGCTAAATACAGAGGATAAAGATGATCCGTCTCGTCCCAAGGAGTTGGCAGAGAACCATCTGGAGGTCATCCTGGACACGGTGATGCAGGAGGTGATGAGGACGTTACCGGAGCAGCGCACCGGTTTGGTGTACGACGAGCAGATGATGAACCATTACAACATGTGGGACAG CGGCCACCCGGAGGTCCCACAAAGGATTGCTCGGATATTTCAGCAGCACAAAGAGATGGGGCTGTTGGATCGTTGCACTCGTCTCCCCCACCTCCTGGCAACGAACGAGGAGCTACAGATGTGTCATAG TCTTTCCTACATTAAGAAGATTGAACAATGTTCTCGTATGAAACCGAGGGACCTGCACAGACTGGGGTCGGAGTATAACTCCATTTACGTCAACAACAAGTCCTACAACAGCGCCTGCCTGGCCGCGGGTTCCACGTTTAGTGTGGTGGAGGCGGTACTCAAGGGGAAG GTACAAAATGGAGTCTGTATTGTTCGGCCGCCAGGTCACCATGCAGAGCAAGATGCCGCCTGCGGTTTTTGTTTCTTTAACAACGTAGCTCTGGCTGCGAGATTTGCCCAAAGTCTGCAGAGCCCGTCCGAACCTCGGTTAAG GGTGATGATCTTGGATTGGGATGTTCACCACGGCAACGGAACTCAACATATGTTCCAGGAGGATGCCAG TGTGCTGTATGTGTCCATCCATCGTTACGACAACGGTCTCTTCTTCCCGTCTTCCGAAGACGCCGCGCATGACAAAGTTGGCAGTGGCCCCGGAGAGGGGTTCAATGTGAACATCCCCTGGAATGGGGGCAAGATGGGGAACATAGAGTACTTACTGGCCTTTCACAGAATTGTGATGCCAATTGCTTATGAG TTTAACCCACAACTGGTTTTGGTATCGGCTGGTTTTGACGCCGCGCGGGGTGACCCCCTCGGAGGCTGCCGCGTCAGTCCAGAAGGCTATGCCCACATGACGCACCTTCTGATGGGCTTGGCAGGAGGCAAGGTGGTTATAGTGCTGGAA GGTGGATACAACCTGACCTCTATTTCTGAATCCATGTCTATGTGTACCCGAACACTGCTGGGAGACCCACTTCCCTTCCTGCCCGACTTGCATGCCCCTCGCCCTGCCGCCCTACGTTCAATCTCCGACGTACTAGGTGTACATCACAAATATTGGCGTAGCCTGAGGATAGATG TTGGGCCTACTCCACCCTCCAAGGCGCCAAAGGAGGTCTCCCCCTGGAAGATGCAACCGAGTAAGAACGAGATCCTTGAGACGGCTTCACCTGCGCCCCAGCTCATAAGTCTCTCGCCTGGGGAGACATCCGTATGCTCACAATCTCCCCAAGAAACAAGTTTCAGTGAACCGGAAGCAAAGGATGACGATTTGACCCCGCTGACACCTGATCCTGAAGAACTGGAGCAACGTCCATCGTCTCCAACCATGACGAATGAGACTGCAGATGATGGATCTCCAAGGCCATCCACGATGCAATCTGTAGAGGAACTTATGGAGAACACACCACTGGAGAACATGGAATCCAGGGACAATGTGGCTGAGTTTCCTTCACAGAGAACTATTGTAGATGAGGAGAAACCAGCCGAGGAGAGCCTGGATGTGAAGCTAGTGGGTGAGGGAGCTTCCCTCTGTCTTTATCCACATAGactagaaaagaaagatgagtTAGTTGTTGAAGAGTTTACTGTGGACCAAACCACACAACACGAGCAAGTCCATGATGGAGACTCGCTGGAGTTGGTTATTGAGCTCCAGGTTTCAGACAAAACCCCGGAGAAGCACAGGGTGGAGAGCTCGGTGGAGGAACTTCTAAGAGACTTGAAGTTGGGAGATGATAGAAAGAGCTTGGACAGCAACCCCTCTGAGCCCGTTGGTGGAGCCAGAAAGAAAACGTTTTCCCCGCTTGGGACGAAGGCGAAGGGTGCGGAGGTAGAGACTGCA TCTGTGAATAAGTGGCTGTACCAGGATGTGCTGTCAGAAGCCGGCGGTGGTGATGACACGATGGACAAGACCACATCCCCGGATCTCTGT GGGGAGTTATTCACCGTCACACCTCTGCCCTGGTGTCCGCACTTGGATTCGGTGTGTGAGCTGCCCTCTAGTGGAATGGACGTGACACAGCCGTGCGCTGAGTGCGGAACAAGCGTAGAGAACTGGATGTGTCTCACGTGTTTCCAG GTCCTGTGTGGGAGGTATGTCTCTCAGCATATGATGTGTCATGGAGTCTCACGCGGACATAACCTTGTTCTCAGCTTCTCGGACCTCTCCGTGTGGTGCTACAGCTGTGACGCTTACATTCATCACGAG GTTCTGATTCCAGCCAAACAATCCGCCTACTACTCCAAGTTCGGCGAGGACATGCCTGGCGCCTAG
- the HDAC6 gene encoding protein deacetylase HDAC6 isoform X2, giving the protein MASPGGPPGAPVPKKPGKKGQSPTQCPPSLQEVKKRGHKMRKTPEREICEQLEGLRLNRQSPVEGTGLVYDDRMTESFCLWDEKFPESPARLLAVKEKLAEYGLLDRCEPVLARKASEEEVLLVHSPEFLELMKSTQTMTVEELRTLSERYDSVFLHPMLFSTSCLATGSVLQLVDKVVRGQVRNGLAVVRPPGHHAHTDRMNGYCMFNHLAIAARYAQRMHGVKRVLIVDWDIHHGQGTQFIFEHDPSVLYFSIHRYENGRFWPHLVESSSAAVGKERGERYNINVPWNKTGMSDADYITAFLHLLLPVSYEFQPQLVLVAAGFDSVVGDPKGEMSASPACFAHLTHLLMSLAEGRLVLSLEGGYNMRSLAEGVCASLKILLGDPCPTLHQPFTPCESALDSISSAISIHRKFWRSLQDQDFPLNRELGEDSLNTEDKDDPSRPKELAENHLEVILDTVMQEVMRTLPEQRTGLVYDEQMMNHYNMWDSGHPEVPQRIARIFQQHKEMGLLDRCTRLPHLLATNEELQMCHSLSYIKKIEQCSRMKPRDLHRLGSEYNSIYVNNKSYNSACLAAGSTFSVVEAVLKGKVQNGVCIVRPPGHHAEQDAACGFCFFNNVALAARFAQSLQSPSEPRLRVMILDWDVHHGNGTQHMFQEDASVLYVSIHRYDNGLFFPSSEDAAHDKVGSGPGEGFNVNIPWNGGKMGNIEYLLAFHRIVMPIAYEFNPQLVLVSAGFDAARGDPLGGCRVSPEGYAHMTHLLMGLAGGKVVIVLEGGYNLTSISESMSMCTRTLLGDPLPFLPDLHAPRPAALRSISDVLGVHHKYWRSLRIDVGPTPPSKAPKEVSPWKMQPSKNEILETASPAPQLISLSPGETSVCSQSPQETSFSEPEAKDDDLTPLTPDPEELEQRPSSPTMTNETADDGSPRPSTMQSVEELMENTPLENMESRDNVAEFPSQRTIVDEEKPAEESLDVKLVGEGASLCLYPHRLEKKDELVVEEFTVDQTTQHEQVHDGDSLELVIELQVSDKTPEKHRVESSVEELLRDLKLGDDRKSLDSNPSEPVGGARKKTFSPLGTKAKGAESVNKWLYQDVLSEAGGGDDTMDKTTSPDLCGELFTVTPLPWCPHLDSVCELPSSGMDVTQPCAECGTSVENWMCLTCFQVLCGRYVSQHMMCHGVSRGHNLVLSFSDLSVWCYSCDAYIHHEVLIPAKQSAYYSKFGEDMPGA; this is encoded by the exons AAGAAGCCTGGCAAAAAGGGGCAATCGCCCACGCAGTGTCCCCCATCCCTACAGGAAGTAAAGAAGAGAGGCCACAAAATGAGGAAGACCCCAGAGAGAGAGATTTGTGAACAACTAGAGGGACTG cGTCTAAATAGACAGTCGCCGGTGGAAGGAACGGGGCTGGTTTATGATGACCGAATGACGGAGTCTTTCTGCCTATGGGATGAAAA ATTCCCAGAGTCGCCCGCTCGTCTCCTGGCTGTGAAGGAGAAGCTGGCAGAGTATGGGCTGCTGGATCGCTGTGAGCCAGTGTTG GCAAGAAAAGCTTCGGAGGAAGAAGTCCTGCTTGTTCACAG TCCTGAGTTTCTGGAGCTGATGAAATCCACTCAGACTATGACAGTAGAGGAGCTTAGGACACTATCTGAACGCTACGACTCTGTCTTCCTGCACCCT ATGTTGTTCAGTACGTCCTGTCTGGCAACTGGTTCTGTACTGCAGTTGGTGGATAAGGTGGTGAGGGGGCAAGTCCGCAATGGATTGGCAGTGGTGAG GCCACCCGGACACCACGCTCATACAGACCGGATGAACGGATACTGCATGTTCAACCATCTGGCCATCGCCGCCAGATACGCCCAGCGCATGCACGGCGTTAAACG GGTGCTCATCGTGGACTGGGACATACATCACGGGCAGGGGACACAGTTCATATTTGAGCATGACCCAAG CGTTCTGTATTTCTCTATCCACCGTTACGAAAATGGGCGTTTTTGGCCCCACCTTGTGGAGTCCTCCAGCGCAGCTGTGGGAAAAGAACGCGGTGAACGCTATAATATAAATGTGCCGTGGAATAAG ACAGGAATGAGCGATGCAGATTACATCACAGCATTCCTCCATCTTCTCTTACCCGTCTCCTATGAG ttCCAGCCACAGCTCGTTTTAGTAGCAGCTGGATTTGACTCAGTGGTGGGAGATCCAAAG GGAGAAATGTCCGcttccccagcatgctttgcgcATCTTACTCACTTGCTGATGTCATTGGCTGAAGGAAGACTTGTGCTGTCCCTGGAG GGAGGGTACAACATGCGCTCGCTGGCAGAGGGAGTCTGTGCGTCCCTGAAAATCCTGCTCGGAGACCCGTGTCCAACTTTGCACCAGCCTTTTACCCCCTGTGAGAG TGCTCTCGATTCCATCTCTAGCGCCATCTCCATACACAGGAAGTTCTGGAGGAGTCTGCAAGATCAGG ATTTCCCTTTAAACCGTGAGCTTGGAGAGGACTCGCTAAATACAGAGGATAAAGATGATCCGTCTCGTCCCAAGGAGTTGGCAGAGAACCATCTGGAGGTCATCCTGGACACGGTGATGCAGGAGGTGATGAGGACGTTACCGGAGCAGCGCACCGGTTTGGTGTACGACGAGCAGATGATGAACCATTACAACATGTGGGACAG CGGCCACCCGGAGGTCCCACAAAGGATTGCTCGGATATTTCAGCAGCACAAAGAGATGGGGCTGTTGGATCGTTGCACTCGTCTCCCCCACCTCCTGGCAACGAACGAGGAGCTACAGATGTGTCATAG TCTTTCCTACATTAAGAAGATTGAACAATGTTCTCGTATGAAACCGAGGGACCTGCACAGACTGGGGTCGGAGTATAACTCCATTTACGTCAACAACAAGTCCTACAACAGCGCCTGCCTGGCCGCGGGTTCCACGTTTAGTGTGGTGGAGGCGGTACTCAAGGGGAAG GTACAAAATGGAGTCTGTATTGTTCGGCCGCCAGGTCACCATGCAGAGCAAGATGCCGCCTGCGGTTTTTGTTTCTTTAACAACGTAGCTCTGGCTGCGAGATTTGCCCAAAGTCTGCAGAGCCCGTCCGAACCTCGGTTAAG GGTGATGATCTTGGATTGGGATGTTCACCACGGCAACGGAACTCAACATATGTTCCAGGAGGATGCCAG TGTGCTGTATGTGTCCATCCATCGTTACGACAACGGTCTCTTCTTCCCGTCTTCCGAAGACGCCGCGCATGACAAAGTTGGCAGTGGCCCCGGAGAGGGGTTCAATGTGAACATCCCCTGGAATGGGGGCAAGATGGGGAACATAGAGTACTTACTGGCCTTTCACAGAATTGTGATGCCAATTGCTTATGAG TTTAACCCACAACTGGTTTTGGTATCGGCTGGTTTTGACGCCGCGCGGGGTGACCCCCTCGGAGGCTGCCGCGTCAGTCCAGAAGGCTATGCCCACATGACGCACCTTCTGATGGGCTTGGCAGGAGGCAAGGTGGTTATAGTGCTGGAA GGTGGATACAACCTGACCTCTATTTCTGAATCCATGTCTATGTGTACCCGAACACTGCTGGGAGACCCACTTCCCTTCCTGCCCGACTTGCATGCCCCTCGCCCTGCCGCCCTACGTTCAATCTCCGACGTACTAGGTGTACATCACAAATATTGGCGTAGCCTGAGGATAGATG TTGGGCCTACTCCACCCTCCAAGGCGCCAAAGGAGGTCTCCCCCTGGAAGATGCAACCGAGTAAGAACGAGATCCTTGAGACGGCTTCACCTGCGCCCCAGCTCATAAGTCTCTCGCCTGGGGAGACATCCGTATGCTCACAATCTCCCCAAGAAACAAGTTTCAGTGAACCGGAAGCAAAGGATGACGATTTGACCCCGCTGACACCTGATCCTGAAGAACTGGAGCAACGTCCATCGTCTCCAACCATGACGAATGAGACTGCAGATGATGGATCTCCAAGGCCATCCACGATGCAATCTGTAGAGGAACTTATGGAGAACACACCACTGGAGAACATGGAATCCAGGGACAATGTGGCTGAGTTTCCTTCACAGAGAACTATTGTAGATGAGGAGAAACCAGCCGAGGAGAGCCTGGATGTGAAGCTAGTGGGTGAGGGAGCTTCCCTCTGTCTTTATCCACATAGactagaaaagaaagatgagtTAGTTGTTGAAGAGTTTACTGTGGACCAAACCACACAACACGAGCAAGTCCATGATGGAGACTCGCTGGAGTTGGTTATTGAGCTCCAGGTTTCAGACAAAACCCCGGAGAAGCACAGGGTGGAGAGCTCGGTGGAGGAACTTCTAAGAGACTTGAAGTTGGGAGATGATAGAAAGAGCTTGGACAGCAACCCCTCTGAGCCCGTTGGTGGAGCCAGAAAGAAAACGTTTTCCCCGCTTGGGACGAAGGCGAAGGGTGCGGAG TCTGTGAATAAGTGGCTGTACCAGGATGTGCTGTCAGAAGCCGGCGGTGGTGATGACACGATGGACAAGACCACATCCCCGGATCTCTGT GGGGAGTTATTCACCGTCACACCTCTGCCCTGGTGTCCGCACTTGGATTCGGTGTGTGAGCTGCCCTCTAGTGGAATGGACGTGACACAGCCGTGCGCTGAGTGCGGAACAAGCGTAGAGAACTGGATGTGTCTCACGTGTTTCCAG GTCCTGTGTGGGAGGTATGTCTCTCAGCATATGATGTGTCATGGAGTCTCACGCGGACATAACCTTGTTCTCAGCTTCTCGGACCTCTCCGTGTGGTGCTACAGCTGTGACGCTTACATTCATCACGAG GTTCTGATTCCAGCCAAACAATCCGCCTACTACTCCAAGTTCGGCGAGGACATGCCTGGCGCCTAG
- the HDAC6 gene encoding protein deacetylase HDAC6 isoform X1, whose product MASPGGPPGAPVPKKPGKKGQSPTQCPPSLQEVKKRGHKMRKTPEREICEQLEGLRLNRQSPVEGTGLVYDDRMTESFCLWDEKFPESPARLLAVKEKLAEYGLLDRCEPVLARKASEEEVLLVHSPEFLELMKSTQTMTVEELRTLSERYDSVFLHPMLFSTSCLATGSVLQLVDKVVRGQVRNGLAVVRPPGHHAHTDRMNGYCMFNHLAIAARYAQRMHGVKRVLIVDWDIHHGQGTQFIFEHDPSVLYFSIHRYENGRFWPHLVESSSAAVGKERGERYNINVPWNKTGMSDADYITAFLHLLLPVSYEFQPQLVLVAAGFDSVVGDPKGEMSASPACFAHLTHLLMSLAEGRLVLSLEGGYNMRSLAEGVCASLKILLGDPCPTLHQPFTPCESALDSISSAISIHRKFWRSLQDQDFPLNRELGEDSLNTEDKDDPSRPKELAENHLEVILDTVMQEVMRTLPEQRTGLVYDEQMMNHYNMWDSGHPEVPQRIARIFQQHKEMGLLDRCTRLPHLLATNEELQMCHSLSYIKKIEQCSRMKPRDLHRLGSEYNSIYVNNKSYNSACLAAGSTFSVVEAVLKGKVQNGVCIVRPPGHHAEQDAACGFCFFNNVALAARFAQSLQSPSEPRLRVMILDWDVHHGNGTQHMFQEDASVLYVSIHRYDNGLFFPSSEDAAHDKVGSGPGEGFNVNIPWNGGKMGNIEYLLAFHRIVMPIAYEFNPQLVLVSAGFDAARGDPLGGCRVSPEGYAHMTHLLMGLAGGKVVIVLEGGYNLTSISESMSMCTRTLLGDPLPFLPDLHAPRPAALRSISDVLGVHHKYWRSLRIDVGPTPPSKAPKEVSPWKMQPSKNEILETASPAPQLISLSPGETSVCSQSPQETSFSEPEAKDDDLTPLTPDPEELEQRPSSPTMTNETADDGSPRPSTMQSVEELMENTPLENMESRDNVAEFPSQRTIVDEEKPAEESLDVKLVGEGASLCLYPHRLEKKDELVVEEFTVDQTTQHEQVHDGDSLELVIELQVSDKTPEKHRVESSVEELLRDLKLGDDRKSLDSNPSEPVGGARKKTFSPLGTKAKGAEVETASVNKWLYQDVLSEAGGGDDTMDKTTSPDLCGELFTVTPLPWCPHLDSVCELPSSGMDVTQPCAECGTSVENWMCLTCFQVLCGRYVSQHMMCHGVSRGHNLVLSFSDLSVWCYSCDAYIHHEVLIPAKQSAYYSKFGEDMPGA is encoded by the exons AAGAAGCCTGGCAAAAAGGGGCAATCGCCCACGCAGTGTCCCCCATCCCTACAGGAAGTAAAGAAGAGAGGCCACAAAATGAGGAAGACCCCAGAGAGAGAGATTTGTGAACAACTAGAGGGACTG cGTCTAAATAGACAGTCGCCGGTGGAAGGAACGGGGCTGGTTTATGATGACCGAATGACGGAGTCTTTCTGCCTATGGGATGAAAA ATTCCCAGAGTCGCCCGCTCGTCTCCTGGCTGTGAAGGAGAAGCTGGCAGAGTATGGGCTGCTGGATCGCTGTGAGCCAGTGTTG GCAAGAAAAGCTTCGGAGGAAGAAGTCCTGCTTGTTCACAG TCCTGAGTTTCTGGAGCTGATGAAATCCACTCAGACTATGACAGTAGAGGAGCTTAGGACACTATCTGAACGCTACGACTCTGTCTTCCTGCACCCT ATGTTGTTCAGTACGTCCTGTCTGGCAACTGGTTCTGTACTGCAGTTGGTGGATAAGGTGGTGAGGGGGCAAGTCCGCAATGGATTGGCAGTGGTGAG GCCACCCGGACACCACGCTCATACAGACCGGATGAACGGATACTGCATGTTCAACCATCTGGCCATCGCCGCCAGATACGCCCAGCGCATGCACGGCGTTAAACG GGTGCTCATCGTGGACTGGGACATACATCACGGGCAGGGGACACAGTTCATATTTGAGCATGACCCAAG CGTTCTGTATTTCTCTATCCACCGTTACGAAAATGGGCGTTTTTGGCCCCACCTTGTGGAGTCCTCCAGCGCAGCTGTGGGAAAAGAACGCGGTGAACGCTATAATATAAATGTGCCGTGGAATAAG ACAGGAATGAGCGATGCAGATTACATCACAGCATTCCTCCATCTTCTCTTACCCGTCTCCTATGAG ttCCAGCCACAGCTCGTTTTAGTAGCAGCTGGATTTGACTCAGTGGTGGGAGATCCAAAG GGAGAAATGTCCGcttccccagcatgctttgcgcATCTTACTCACTTGCTGATGTCATTGGCTGAAGGAAGACTTGTGCTGTCCCTGGAG GGAGGGTACAACATGCGCTCGCTGGCAGAGGGAGTCTGTGCGTCCCTGAAAATCCTGCTCGGAGACCCGTGTCCAACTTTGCACCAGCCTTTTACCCCCTGTGAGAG TGCTCTCGATTCCATCTCTAGCGCCATCTCCATACACAGGAAGTTCTGGAGGAGTCTGCAAGATCAGG ATTTCCCTTTAAACCGTGAGCTTGGAGAGGACTCGCTAAATACAGAGGATAAAGATGATCCGTCTCGTCCCAAGGAGTTGGCAGAGAACCATCTGGAGGTCATCCTGGACACGGTGATGCAGGAGGTGATGAGGACGTTACCGGAGCAGCGCACCGGTTTGGTGTACGACGAGCAGATGATGAACCATTACAACATGTGGGACAG CGGCCACCCGGAGGTCCCACAAAGGATTGCTCGGATATTTCAGCAGCACAAAGAGATGGGGCTGTTGGATCGTTGCACTCGTCTCCCCCACCTCCTGGCAACGAACGAGGAGCTACAGATGTGTCATAG TCTTTCCTACATTAAGAAGATTGAACAATGTTCTCGTATGAAACCGAGGGACCTGCACAGACTGGGGTCGGAGTATAACTCCATTTACGTCAACAACAAGTCCTACAACAGCGCCTGCCTGGCCGCGGGTTCCACGTTTAGTGTGGTGGAGGCGGTACTCAAGGGGAAG GTACAAAATGGAGTCTGTATTGTTCGGCCGCCAGGTCACCATGCAGAGCAAGATGCCGCCTGCGGTTTTTGTTTCTTTAACAACGTAGCTCTGGCTGCGAGATTTGCCCAAAGTCTGCAGAGCCCGTCCGAACCTCGGTTAAG GGTGATGATCTTGGATTGGGATGTTCACCACGGCAACGGAACTCAACATATGTTCCAGGAGGATGCCAG TGTGCTGTATGTGTCCATCCATCGTTACGACAACGGTCTCTTCTTCCCGTCTTCCGAAGACGCCGCGCATGACAAAGTTGGCAGTGGCCCCGGAGAGGGGTTCAATGTGAACATCCCCTGGAATGGGGGCAAGATGGGGAACATAGAGTACTTACTGGCCTTTCACAGAATTGTGATGCCAATTGCTTATGAG TTTAACCCACAACTGGTTTTGGTATCGGCTGGTTTTGACGCCGCGCGGGGTGACCCCCTCGGAGGCTGCCGCGTCAGTCCAGAAGGCTATGCCCACATGACGCACCTTCTGATGGGCTTGGCAGGAGGCAAGGTGGTTATAGTGCTGGAA GGTGGATACAACCTGACCTCTATTTCTGAATCCATGTCTATGTGTACCCGAACACTGCTGGGAGACCCACTTCCCTTCCTGCCCGACTTGCATGCCCCTCGCCCTGCCGCCCTACGTTCAATCTCCGACGTACTAGGTGTACATCACAAATATTGGCGTAGCCTGAGGATAGATG TTGGGCCTACTCCACCCTCCAAGGCGCCAAAGGAGGTCTCCCCCTGGAAGATGCAACCGAGTAAGAACGAGATCCTTGAGACGGCTTCACCTGCGCCCCAGCTCATAAGTCTCTCGCCTGGGGAGACATCCGTATGCTCACAATCTCCCCAAGAAACAAGTTTCAGTGAACCGGAAGCAAAGGATGACGATTTGACCCCGCTGACACCTGATCCTGAAGAACTGGAGCAACGTCCATCGTCTCCAACCATGACGAATGAGACTGCAGATGATGGATCTCCAAGGCCATCCACGATGCAATCTGTAGAGGAACTTATGGAGAACACACCACTGGAGAACATGGAATCCAGGGACAATGTGGCTGAGTTTCCTTCACAGAGAACTATTGTAGATGAGGAGAAACCAGCCGAGGAGAGCCTGGATGTGAAGCTAGTGGGTGAGGGAGCTTCCCTCTGTCTTTATCCACATAGactagaaaagaaagatgagtTAGTTGTTGAAGAGTTTACTGTGGACCAAACCACACAACACGAGCAAGTCCATGATGGAGACTCGCTGGAGTTGGTTATTGAGCTCCAGGTTTCAGACAAAACCCCGGAGAAGCACAGGGTGGAGAGCTCGGTGGAGGAACTTCTAAGAGACTTGAAGTTGGGAGATGATAGAAAGAGCTTGGACAGCAACCCCTCTGAGCCCGTTGGTGGAGCCAGAAAGAAAACGTTTTCCCCGCTTGGGACGAAGGCGAAGGGTGCGGAGGTAGAGACTGCA TCTGTGAATAAGTGGCTGTACCAGGATGTGCTGTCAGAAGCCGGCGGTGGTGATGACACGATGGACAAGACCACATCCCCGGATCTCTGT GGGGAGTTATTCACCGTCACACCTCTGCCCTGGTGTCCGCACTTGGATTCGGTGTGTGAGCTGCCCTCTAGTGGAATGGACGTGACACAGCCGTGCGCTGAGTGCGGAACAAGCGTAGAGAACTGGATGTGTCTCACGTGTTTCCAG GTCCTGTGTGGGAGGTATGTCTCTCAGCATATGATGTGTCATGGAGTCTCACGCGGACATAACCTTGTTCTCAGCTTCTCGGACCTCTCCGTGTGGTGCTACAGCTGTGACGCTTACATTCATCACGAG GTTCTGATTCCAGCCAAACAATCCGCCTACTACTCCAAGTTCGGCGAGGACATGCCTGGCGCCTAG